One Eurosta solidaginis isolate ZX-2024a chromosome 5, ASM4086904v1, whole genome shotgun sequence DNA segment encodes these proteins:
- the LOC137233530 gene encoding A-kinase anchor protein 14-like, whose translation MFKYFALVCLFAAAVSVNAGLITTHHVVHEPVLTKVGSVVHNVPSAVSHQSITQVHHGKTVVEPVLAHGVKTTIHSAPVVHSVPVFHAAPVVHSVPVVHTVHSAPVVKSIVSHPVVYSVHH comes from the exons atgttcaaatac TTCGCACTCGTTTGCTTGTTCGCCGCCGCCGTCTCTGTAAACGCTGGTCTCATCACTACTCATCATGTCGTCCATGAACCAGTTTTAACTAAAGTTGGTTCTGTTGTGCATAACGTCCCATCGGCTGTCTCACATCAGAGCATCACTCAGGTGCATCATGGTAAAACTGTCGTTGAACCCGTATTGGCTCATGGCGTCAAGACTACAATTCACTCTGCTCCCGTCGTGCACAGCGTTCCAGTCTTTCATGCTGCTCCGGTAGTGCACAGCGTTCCGGTGGTGCATACGGTACATTCTGCACCTGTTGTTAAGAGCATTGTTTCACATCCAGTGGTCTATTCGGTGCATCATTAG
- the LOC137233528 gene encoding uncharacterized protein gives MKYFSTFVALFFSYVVFHYYCNAKPIDKTSGTGIAAVGIIIDSAPSVVSYQGSSKTHAHLVLAPMGRSLGYVEPLDVNRTLARNERLAERYEILDISPVYVRE, from the exons ATgaaatat tTTTCCACATTTGTCGCGCTTTTCTTTAGCTACGTCGTTTTCCATTATTATTGCAATGCAAAGCCAATCGATAAAACGTCGGGTACTGGAATAGCGGCAGTGGGTATTATAATTGACTCAGCACCGTCGGTGGTCTCATATCAGGGTTCATCTAAAACGCATGCGCATCTTGTATTAGCGCCAATGGGACGTTCTTTGGGCTATGTGGAACCATTAGATGTGAATCGCACATTGGCGCGAAATGAACGTTTGGCTGAGCGATATGAAATATTGGATATCAGCCCAGTATATGTGCGTGAGTGA